The DNA window ATGGTATAGTAAGTATGTAGAAAGGCtcagagattttttttttttttttactaaaataatgtttataatGTTAACATTGTAGTTACCCTAGTCTACACCAATGACTTTTTAACAGATAACATTCCGTATCTTtatctaatataaataaaagccAATTATATAACAAGAAACTGAAGAATTAATCTTATAACGATGCAGTAACATTTTAGAATCAAGTTTTAATGATCAATCTAATATATTTCCAgtataaagtaattataaattatatgacgAAAATCTCACACGATATATTTATCGTATGTATATTTGAAACTAAAATTTGATagatatgcatatataaattagaatgtatatataactatgtaaaaaaattatgaagtCGATTATTAgtgtgtttaaaattttattattaaatattctacataaaaatgtttaaaaatgttaaatagattaaaaattttatactcaTATGTAATTGAaagttacataatttttaacatatctCGTTTACGTGAATcatatcatttaattaatacttaaatataaaaaaattaaagcgatagtttatcgaaataaatttaacaataaataaatataatactaaaGATAAGTTTAAAGGAGCAATTTATCACttattagatataaaattgcacATTTGAGCTCAAAACCTAATTCAAactatatttttgttattatttttatacatgtgCTTTATATACTTAagatatacataattattattacaataattattttaattcaagggCTATTTAAGtctgatataaattataaaatacttgtataaaagtaatttataaaaaaataatgattatgtaaattatttatataaataaatggtggaaatttttttatgaaagtattattttacttttatattctattttagtAACTGAAAAACATCACAGATCATTATGATTATATACcatttaatcttaaataagtctcaataaaacatataaagttatatattttataaataacgttatatgtaaaattcaGGAAGACCATCATATAACTATAcgaagatttaaaaataaaaggtatATGCGGCCtttgcttttttaaaaaatcgcttatttaaaaatcaagtattgaataaaaaatatattaaaaatacgacattaaaaaaaaattttaatatgcacAATATGTAACTTATTACAAATCAATATTTATCagtcaattataaaaaaaaaaacatcgttAATAGCTCAAAAACATTtctcaaagtaaaaaaaattatttttttattaaaaatagtataaatatAACGAATTATGTACTTTCTTATCATCAAGGCATTccaaatattttgcaattttgtattcaattatcgataattattgacttgtaataaattacatcctgcttaataataatttatatcttcaACTAGAAATAGATGTTAATCTTTCCACGTTTAATACAGTATCTTCTGTATTTTCATTCTTTATAGGAACCACGTCGGTAttatgcattaatttaatgtcaTCATTGAGCGTTAAAGacacattatttaaataatttgaagaaGCAGTAGTATTAATGTCTGTACTTGTGTGTAATACATGCTTTTGATTGTTTTCACAATCAATTGCATTTGTGTCAGTACTTACAGGATGTTTTTTCATATGAGTTGTTAAGTTGCCACTGTGATAAAACTCCTTCCcacatattttacattgaaaTGGCTTAATTCCAGAATGTATTCTTTCATGTATTGATAAATTACCACTATGTCTGAATTCTTTACCGCACACATTACATTTATAGGGCTTTACACCTGAATGAGTTCTTAAATGAGTGGAGAGATTTCCACTATGGCTAAACATTTTTCCACATATTTGACAGCCGTACGGTCGTTCGCCGGAATGTGTTCTCATATGTATAGCCAAATTTCCACTGtgtgtaaaacatttttcgcaCTGATTGCATTTATATGGCCTCTCTCCATTATGTGTTCTCATATGTATAAACAAATTGCTTTTGTGTCCAAATTCCTTGAAGCAAATTTCAcattgacattttaatttttttcctgttCCAGTTTCTGTAGAACTTTTGGAAGGTCTCCCAAGACGATTAGTTTTAACAACAGTCAGTGATTGTCCTGCCAATGTTTGATTAATATCCCCTACATTTTGCAAAGCTTGTGGCAACTGTGATTGTTTGCCTTCTTGAGCTATAACAATATTGCTTGTACTCTGATCACACTGGTTATTTGTCTGCATTTGATTGTTACTGTCCTCTTGACCAGCTGAATAAAAAATACCattttgtacataatttttcacATATAAACTCCCTG is part of the Cardiocondyla obscurior isolate alpha-2009 linkage group LG14, Cobs3.1, whole genome shotgun sequence genome and encodes:
- the LOC139107954 gene encoding zinc finger protein 37 isoform X2, coding for MFSPIQIKHECTTVEDVNTSNRINSSDSSLYPFINQDVEYKHSQLSQFWDQTQLPNEMPAKNEIQEQQTMFQAEEAGSLYVKNYVQNGIFYSAGQEDSNNQMQTNNQCDQSTSNIVIAQEGKQSQLPQALQNVGDINQTLAGQSLTVVKTNRLGRPSKSSTETGTGKKLKCQCEICFKEFGHKSNLFIHMRTHNGERPYKCNQCEKCFTHSGNLAIHMRTHSGERPYGCQICGKMFSHSGNLSTHLRTHSGVKPYKCNVCGKEFRHSGNLSIHERIHSGIKPFQCKICGKEFYHSGNLTTHMKKHPVSTDTNAIDCENNQKHVLHTSTDINTTASSNYLNNVSLTLNDDIKLMHNTDVVPIKNENTEDTVLNVERLTSISS
- the LOC139107954 gene encoding zinc finger protein 37 isoform X1 translates to MHCFLYSELGNILQMFSPIQIKHECTTVEDVNTSNRINSSDSSLYPFINQDVEYKHSQLSQFWDQTQLPNEMPAKNEIQEQQTMFQAEEAGSLYVKNYVQNGIFYSAGQEDSNNQMQTNNQCDQSTSNIVIAQEGKQSQLPQALQNVGDINQTLAGQSLTVVKTNRLGRPSKSSTETGTGKKLKCQCEICFKEFGHKSNLFIHMRTHNGERPYKCNQCEKCFTHSGNLAIHMRTHSGERPYGCQICGKMFSHSGNLSTHLRTHSGVKPYKCNVCGKEFRHSGNLSIHERIHSGIKPFQCKICGKEFYHSGNLTTHMKKHPVSTDTNAIDCENNQKHVLHTSTDINTTASSNYLNNVSLTLNDDIKLMHNTDVVPIKNENTEDTVLNVERLTSISS